One window from the genome of Dioscorea cayenensis subsp. rotundata cultivar TDr96_F1 chromosome 3, TDr96_F1_v2_PseudoChromosome.rev07_lg8_w22 25.fasta, whole genome shotgun sequence encodes:
- the LOC120253511 gene encoding NADP-dependent glyceraldehyde-3-phosphate dehydrogenase codes for MAGSGVFEEIFDGEVFKYYVDGEWRKSSSGKSVAIVNPTTRKTQYRVQACTQEEVNKAIDLAKVAQKSWARTPLWKRAELLHRAAAILKEHKAPIAECLVKEIAKPAKDAVTEVVRSGDLVSYTAEEGVRILGEGKFLVSDSFPGNERSKYCLTSKIPLGVILAIPPFNYPVNLAVSKIGPALIAGNALVLKPPTQGAVAALHMVHCFHLAGFPKGLISCITGKGSEIGDFLTMHPGINCISFTGGDTGVAISKKAGMVPLQMELGGKDACIVLEDADLDLVASNIVKGGFSYSGQRCTAVKVVLVMESVADALVEKVNAKVAKLSVGAPEEDSDITPVVSESSANFIEGLVVDAKEKGATFCQEYKREGNLIWPLLLDNVRPDMRIAWEEPFGPVLPVIRISSVDEGIHHCNASNFGLQGCVFTKDINKAMMISDAMETGTVQINSAPARGPDHFPFQGIKDSGIGSQGITNSINMMTKIKSTVINLPSPTYTMG; via the exons ATGGCTGGAAGTGGGGTTTTTGAGGAGATCTTTGATGGGGAGGTGTTTAAGTACTATGTTGATGGGGAGTGGCGAAAGTCGAGTTCTGGGAAATCGGTGGCCATCGTTAATCCGACCACTAGGAAGACGCAGTATCGCGTTCAAG CTTGCACACAGGAGGAGGTGAACAAGGCGATAGATTTGGCGAAGGTGGCGCAGAAGTCATGGGCGCGGACTCCACTGTGGAAGCGCGCCGAGTTACTCCACCGCGCCGCAGCCATTCTCAAGGAACACAAGGCCCCCATCGCCGAGTGTCTCGTCAAGGAGATTGCCAAACCAGCTAAGGATGCTGTCACTGAG GTGGTGAGGTCTGGGGATTTGGTATCATACACTGCGGAGGAAGGAGTGCGTATTCTTGGCGAGGGGAAGTTCTTGGTGTCTGATAGTTTCCCCGGCAATGAACGGAGCAAATATTGCCTCACTTCCAAG ATCCCTCTTGGAGTCATTTTAGCAATTCCTCCTTTTAATTATCCAGTCAACTTGGCTGTCTCTAAGATTGGCCCAGCACTAATTGCTGGCAATGCTCTTGTGCTCAAACCTCCAACTCAG GGTGCTGTTGCTGCTTTGCATATGGTTCACTGCTTTCACTTGGCTGGTTTTCCAAAAGGCCTCATAAGTTGTATCACAGGCAAAGGTTCTGAAATTGGTGATTTTCTGACAATGCATCCTGGTATCAATTGTATAAG CTTTACTGGTGGTGACACTGGTGTTGCCATTTCAAAGAAGGCAGGCATGGTTCCTCTGCAGATGGAACTTGGAGGAAAAGATGCATGCATTGTTCTTGAAGATGCTGATCTGGATTTAGTGGCTTCTAATATAGTGAAAGGAGGTTTCTCTTACAG TGGTCAGAGATGCACTGCAGTGAAGGTTGTTTTGGTAATGGAATCTGTCGCTGATGCTCTCGTAGAGAAAGTGAATGCCAAGGTAGCAAAACTATCAGTTGGAGCACCTGAGGAAGACTCGGACATCACTCCAGTTGTGTCTGAATCCTCTGCAAATTTCATTGAAGGGTTGGTTGTGGATGCAAAGGAAAAGGGTGCAACATTCTGCCAGGAATACAAGAGGGAAGGGAATCTGATATGGCCATTGTTGTTGGATAATGTCCGACCGGATATGAGGATCGCTTGGGAAGAACCATTCGGCCCTGTCTTGCCTGTCATTCGTATTAGCTCTGTCGACGAAGGCATTCACCACTGCAATGCAAGCAATTTTGGGCTTCAg GGATGTGTTTTCACAAAAGACATCAACAAAGCAATGATGATCAGTGATGCAATGGAGACCGGAACAGTTCAGATTAATTCAGCACCTGCTCGCGGTCCCGACCATTTTCCTTTCCAG GGTATTAAGGACAGTGGCATTGGGTCACAAGGAATAACAAATAGCATCAACATGATGACCAAGATCAAGAGCACTGTCATTAACCTGCCTTCTCCTACTTACACAATGGGCTGA
- the LOC120256583 gene encoding stromal cell-derived factor 2-like protein encodes MALSLFALSLFLFLTLDLDDGSPQPTYAAASEGVEITFGSVMKLMHEKTKFRLHSHDVPYGSGSGQQSVTGFPNVDDSNSYWIVKPTLDSSAKQGDVIESGTLIRLQHMRTRRWLHSHLHASPISGNMEVSCFGGDDNSDTGDFWRLEIEGNKKIWKQDQRIRLRHVDTSGYLHSHDKKYSRIAGGQQEVCGVRDKRPDNIWLATEGVYLPVNKAK; translated from the exons ATGGCGCTCTCCCTcttcgctctctctctcttcctctttctCACCCTCGATCTCGACGACGGCTCACCGCAGCCAACCTACGCTGCCGCTTCCGAGGGCGTTGAG ATTACTTTTGGGAGCGTGATGAAGCTGATGCATGAGAAGACGAAGTTTAGGTTGCATTCGCATGATGTGCCTTATGGATCGGGTAGCGGGCAGCAATCTGTGACTGGTTTCCCTAATGTTGATGATTCTAATAGTTATTGG ATTGTGAAGCCGACTCTGGATTCATCCGCCAAACAGGGTGATGTTATTGAAAGTGGAACCCTAATTCGGTTACAACATATGAGGACCCGTAGATGGCTGCATAGTCATTTGCATGCTTCACCAATATCTGGTAATATGGAG GTGAGCTGCTTTGGAGGGGACGATAACTCAGACACCGGTGATTTTTGGAG GCTTGAGATTGAAGGTAACAAGAAAATATGGAAGCAGGATCAACGTATCAGACTCAGGCATGTAGACACTAGTGGTTACCTTCACAGTCATGACAAGAAATATAGTCGGATTGCTGGAGGTCAGCAGGAG GTCTGTGGTGTCCGTGATAAGCGTCCTGATAACATCTGGTTAGCGACCGAAGGAGTGTACCTTCCTGTCAATAAAGCAAAATAA